AACCGCTGGTATGTAGTATCCACCCGTGTTCACGCCAGCGACAGGGGGGAGGGCGGAAGCGCCCCCCCTAACGCGGACGGCGGGGAGCACACAACGGGCTCCCCGCCGACCACCTACGTGGGAAATAGGGCGTGCGCTCTGCCTACCGCGGTAAACGCTGCGGGAGCTCCGCCACGATGTAGGCCATCACCGCCATTACCGCGACGCACCGCTGCATCTCGGCGGGGCTGAGCTTGTCCATGGTGTCGGCCTCGGTGTGGTGGAACCAGAAGTAACGACTGTCATCCACTTCGAGCCCCATCAGCGGTACGCCGAGCGGGCCAAGGGGGCCCACGTCTGCACCGCCGCCGGTTGCGCCGAGCGAGTCGGCGTGAATGCGCGCGAGGAGTGAAGACACTTGGCGCACGATGCTTCGGGCGGAGTCGGAACCGGTAAAACCAAATCCCGCGGGCGAGAACACGCCGCCATCGCTTTCGATGGCGAGCACATGCTTGCCGGCTTCGGCTTTATGCGTCTCCGCGTAGGCGCGACCCCCGCGGCTTCCGTTTTCTTCGTTGGTCCATCCCACCACGCGAATCGTGCGGCGCGGCGTAAGACCGAGTTTCTTGAGCAGGTTGATGGCTTCCCACGCCACGACGATGCCGCCGCCGTCGTCCATGGCGCCCTGCCCAACGTCCCACGAATCAATGTGACCGCCGAAGACCACGACTTCGTCGGGGGATTCGCGTCCCTTGAGCTCGCCCACCACATTGCGACTCGGCGCGTCAGGGAGCGTGCGGGCTTCCATCTCAAGATGCACAACCACCTTTTCACCGCGGTTCGTCATGCGGTGAATCATCATCGCGTCTTCGACGGTGATGGCCGCCGTCGGGACTTTGGCGACGGTGGTGTCGTACGACATGCCGCCGGTGTGCGGGGTGCGCATCGAATACGGCGTCACCGAACGGACCAGCGCCGCAACGGCACCAACGCGCGCGGCCGCACTCGCACCGCCACCACGGTACGCCACCGTGGCGCCGTAGTTGGTGAAGGCGACATCAAACAACACGATCTTTCCTTTGGCCTGCGCGGCTTTCTTGGTGAGATCGTCAAAGCTGTTGACGACGAGCACTTCGGCGGTGATGCCACCGGAAGGAGTCGCAACGCTGCCGCCGAGCCCGAGCATTGGGAGATTGGCGGCACGCGGCTGCACGAGTGCGGCCGACTCGCGCCCACGCACCCAATGCGGCACCATGGCCGGTTCACCACGGACGTTATCGAGTCCGCTCTTTTTCATTTCGGCGAGCATCCAGTCAATCGCGCGCTCGAGTGCGGGGGAGCCGCTGAGGCGCGAGCCCGAGAAATCGGTGAAGGCAGCGAGGCGGTTCCACGCCGCGGTGCTGTCGGCGAGCGCACCATCGATGATGCGGTCGGCGACGGCGCGGTATTGCTGTGCCACTGGGCCAGCGTTCTGCGCGGCCGCGGTGGAGGTGCCGAGGACGGTGGCGAGGCAGACAAGAGAGGAACGAAACAGACGCACGACGCCTTCCGGGAAAGAAGAGAGTCCCCGCGCGACACGCTACTCGAGCGCCGCGCGAGGACTCCCGGCGTCGATCAGAACGAGCGGCGCGTTGTGATGAGTACGTTGCGCGACGCCACGGGATAAAAGTAGCGCGTTCCTTCGGCGGCGTAGCCCCCAGCATAGGCATTGGCGTCGAGCAGGTTGGCGAGTTGGGCCCGCACCAGCCAGCCGCCGTGCTGCCAAGTGAGCCCGCCGTCGGCGAGCCAGTTGGCAGGGACGACCATCGCGGCGTTGCCGTCGTTGGCGAGGCGCATGCGGTCCACAAAGCGCCCGCCGAGGGAGAGCGACCACTCGGTGGAGAGTTGCCACTCCACCCGCTGATTGGCTACGACCGGGGGCGACAGCAGGGGTTCGACGTTGTTGTAGGTAATGGCGGCAGCATCGTCGGTGTAGCGATCAATGCGCGCGTGCAGCAGTGCGATGTTGCCGGTGATGGTGAGGTGCGCCGTCGCCTGCCAGGTGGCATCGAGCTCGATGCCGGTGCGGGCACTGCTCCCAACATTCTTGCGGAGCGGACTCCCCGTGAGGCTCAGCTGGCCAATGGGGGCGATCTCATTACGGAACTGCATATCAAAAGCGCTGGCCTGCACCGTCAAGTCACCCGCGTGCCAGGTGGCCCCGACTTCGAGATCGCCGAGTGTTTCGGGTTGGACGCGCGTGAGTGGGAGGACGGAGGCGGCGTTGGTCGCATTGACGTCATCGGCACCAGCAAAGAGATCGCCTCGCGCCGGTTCGCGGCCCGTGCGGCCGTAGGAGGCGTAGAGCGTGATCTCGTTGGACGCGCGCCAAGTGACGCCGACTTTTGGATTGACGAAGGTCCAGTCAAGGCTCGCTTCGGGAATGCCTGCGTGCGCATCGGGGGCATAGCGGAAGGCAGCCCGACGCAGTTGTAGGTCGGCAGACCAACGCCAGGAGCCGGCGTCGTAGGCAAGCTTGGCAAAGGCGCTCTGTTCTTGTTTGTAGCCGGTGTTCGTGTACTCGCGGAGCGAGAGCGTGGGGCGCATGGCGAGCGCGTGATCGCGGTGGTAGTCGCTCAGGTGCGCGCCGGCATCGAAGGAGAGAGTGCCGCGTCGCACATTGAGCGCGGTAAAGGCGCCGTACCACACATGCGCGAGAAAATAATTGCCGATGGTGCCGTCGCCGAAGTCCACGTCAAAGGCGCCAGCGGCGGAGTTGCGATACGCCGTGGCCGACCAGGTGGTGCCAGCGCCAATGGAGCGCGAGTACTGCAGACTCGCCATCTCTTGATGAAAGCGATCGCCTTCGTGCTCGGTGAGCGGATTCAGGCGGCGATTGACCGCGAGGTCTGCTTCGGGTGCGGCGAGGTATGCTTCGCGGATTCCAGAAACGCCCGCGAAGCCGGTGAGCTTGAGCGCAGAGCGGTCACTGAACCAGGCGGCGCTCACAAAGCCGGACTGGGCGTCGTTGCCCGAGTGCTCGCGATAGCCGTCGGTGTGTTGCTTGGTGAGGCGCGCGTAGGCGGCAAAGCCACCGTCGAGCATGCCGGTGGCGCCTTGCACGCTGGCGCGCATCGTGTTGAACGAACCGCCAGTGATTTCAACGGCGCCGCCCCGCGGCGTGGTGGCGAGCGGTACGGGCTGAAAGTTCAACGAGCCCGCATACGACGCTGTGCCAAAGGCGCTCGCGCCAACGCCGCGCTGCACCTGCACCGATTGCATGCTCGAGAGAAAGTCGGGGACGTTGGAGAAGTACAGCACTTGATCTTCGGGATCATTGAGCGGCACGCCGTCTACGCTGATGTTGAGGCGTGTTTGATCGACGCCGCGGAGGCGGAGGTAGCTGTAGCCGGAGTAGCCGCCCGCCTCCGAGTACGAAGTGAGACCCGGAAGCGATTGCAGAAAGAGGGGCGCGTCTTGACCCGCGAAGCGGCGCTGGATGTCGTCGCGCCCCATCATTGACTGTGCGGTGGGTGCTGCGATGGTGGGCCGCACGGCGGTGATGACCACACGCTCGAGCGAGTCGCGGCGCGCGCGGGCGCTGTCGCTGGCGGTGGCGGTGGCCTGTGCGTGTGCCACCGCGGGAATCACGCACAACGCCACGAGCGCCACGCGCGTCACGCGCGCGACGCGCGTTGCAAGTGTGCGAGCACCGTCGAGTCGTGCCGCATGGCGTGAGACGGACTGTGTGTTGACGCTCCGTACGTTCCTGCGCATTGCCGGGTCGCTCCGCGTGGCGGGTAGTGACGATCCGGAGTGGTGCCCGCACGAGCGACGCGCAAAAAAGAATGCGCGCCTCCCGAACGAGCGGGTGGCGCGCCGATGTTCCGATGCGTCACGCCGCACTCCCTACGCCGGTCTAAACCGGGTCAGGTTCCAAGAGACTATCTCAACCCCGGCACTGTGCCGTGGTACCCCTGGCGGCTGTCGAGAGAATGGATAGCGGCGGCGCGTGCGCGGCGCCAGTGGTCGCGGGCTAGAACTCCTGCAGATCCACCGCGCTCACCACTTTCCCCGTGTAGCGCGAACGCACCTCGCGTAGCAGTTGCTCGTCGCTCGCACCGAAGTACAACTGGTGATAGAGCACGAGCACGCCGGGCTTCGCAGCGGTCGCAACGGCGCCGACTTGAGTGGCGGAGGTATGCGCCTGCGCGTGATAGGGCTGTCGCGCGGCAGGAACGGTGCTAAAGCCGGCGTCCGAGTACACCTCGTGAATGAGCACATCGCAGCCGTGGCACTGTTCGGCGACGGCGGGGTTCTGCCGCGCGTCGCCGCTGATGACGATGGTGCGATCGGGCGTTTCAATGCGATAGCCGAAGGCATAGCGCCACGCGCTGTGCGGCACGGCAAAGGCACGCACGGTGATGCGCGCATCTTTGTATACAATTCCTTCGGCTATCTCGTGCACATTCGCGTTCCATCCCTCGGCACTTGGGCCACCTGCAGATGCGACGCGTTCGGCGATGTCCTCGGTGTTGCCGTCGGTGATGCCGCGGAGCAAGCGCGCGGTGCCCGGTGGGCCAAAGAGTTCGAGCGGTTCGCGGCGGCCCTGAATCCACGGGGTGAAGAGCACGTCCGCGAGGCCGAGCGTGTGATCAGAATGGAGGTGCGTGAGGAAGAGGCGGTTGAGTTGCGAAGTTTTGAGTCCAGGGACACCATTGCGGAGCGCGGCGCTGGCGCGGCGGACGATCCCCGCCCCGGCGTCGAACAAATAGGGGACGCTATCGACAATGATGGCAACGCCGGGGCCACTGCGGTCGGGATCGGGGATGGGCGTACCGGTCCCGAGCATCACGATGCGGGTGCGTGACGGGGCGGCGTGAACGGAGCTCTGGCTCGCCACGACGGATGGGCCGACGACGACGGCGACCAACAGGATTGCCTTCCCCCAGATGCGGCGCAGGCGCCTGTGCTCCATTTTTCTAGCCACTCGAACTTCTCCTATGCCACTGTTGACCTTTCTGGACCGCGACCGCTCCATCGCACACGCCGGCTTCAGCCGCTGGCGTGTGCCCCCAGCGGCGCTCGCCATTCACCTTTCCATTGGCCAGGCGTACGCGTTCAGTGTATTCAATCTGCCACTCTCCACGCTCGTTGGCATCGACCACGCGGCCCCCAACGATTGGAAGCTGAGCACCATCGGATGGATTTTCAGCGTGGCGATCGTCTTTCTCGGCCTGTCCGCCTTCACCTTTGGACGGTGGCTCGAAGCAGCCGGTCCGCGCAAGGCGATGTTTGCTTCCGCCTGCTGTTTTGCGGGCGGGTTTCTGGTCGCAGCGCTCGGCGTCCGGTCGCATAACATCGCGGTGATCTACCTCGGCTATGGGGTGTTGGGCGGCATCGGACTCGGACTCGGCTACATCTCGCCCGTGTCGACGTTGATGAAGTGGTTTCCCGATCGCCCGGGAATGGCCACCGGGCTTGCCATTATGGGATTCGGCGGCGGCGCGATGATCGGCTCGCCGCTCGCAGTGGCGCTGATGGCGCACTTTCGCACGGCGAGTTCCATGGGTGTCGCCGAGTCGTTTATTGCGATGGGCGCGCTGTACTTCGCGTTGATGATGTTTGGCGTGTTCACGGTGCGACTCCCTGCCCCGGGGTGGACGCCACCGATGGGAGCAGGAGCGGCGAACGCCGCGCGCGCCGCGCGCGCCGCTGAGGCGCCGCGCGACGTGCATGTGGATCGCGCCATCAAGACGCAGACGTTCTGGTTGCTCTGGGCGGTGCTCTGCCTAAACGTGACGGCTGGGATCGGCGTGCTCGGCCAAGCGTCGCCGATGATTCAGGAGATGTTTCCCGGCAGCATAGGCGCAGGGGCAGCGGCGGGTTTTGTGGGGCTCTTGAGCCTCGCCAACATGGCGGGTCGCTTCATCTGGTCATCGTTGTCGGATTATATCGGTCGGCCGCGCACGTACGCTGTGTACTTCGCGCTCGGCGCCGTCCTGTACGCCGCCGTACCCGGCGTCGGACGCGCGGGGAGCGTGACGCTCTTCGTGGCGTTCTATGTGGTGATTATGTCGATGTACGGCGGCGGTTTTGCCACGATTCCCGCGTATTTGAGAGACATTTTTGGGGTGCGGCATGTGGGGGCCATTCACGGGCGCCTCCTCACCGCGTGGTCGCTGGCTGGGGTAGCCGGACCGGTTCTCGTGAACTACATCCGGGAGTATCAGATTGGCCGGGGCGTCCCCAAAGCCGAGGCGTATACCGTTACCATGTACATAATGGCGGGGCTACTGGTCTTCGGTATGATGGCCAACGCTCGCGTGCGGCCCGTGGATCCGTCGCTCTGGTGGCGGGGTACGCATGAGTGAGCTATCGCGCGGCGAGCGCTGGAAGGTGGCGCTCGCGTGGTTGGTGGTGCTGGTCCCGGCGGTCTGGGGAGTAGCGCAGGTCATCGTCAAGTCAGCGGCGTTGTTCGGGCGCTGATCACTTTTGAGGAGAGGCACACGTGCGTCGTGCATCATGGTTGATCGTCATTGCGCTGTTCGCGGCTGCGAGTGCGGACGCGCAGCGTGGCATGGGCGGGATGGGCGGCATGGGAGGAATGGGCGGCGGCGGTATGGGCGGTCGTCGCGGCGGTGGCATGGGAGGCGGAAGCCGGCAGCCGGAAATCAAGTTTCCAGCGGCGAAGTCTCTCGAGAAATACAACCCCGCCACGCTCGTACTCGACAAGCGCAAGAAACTCTCGCTGAGTGATTCTCAGACGACGGCGTTCAAGGCGATGCAGATGCGCATTTTTGAGCGCAACGGTTCCCTGCTGGTACGCTACGACTCACTGCAGAAGGATTTTCGTCCGCCGAAGATGGACCCACGCGATGCGTCGGCCAACGATTCGAGCGCGCAAAACGCCCGCCGCGTGTCGATCACGCAGATGCGTCAACTGTTGTTGCTCGCCGACTCGCTACAGGACCGTCGGCGCGCCGATGTGCGTGAGGTACTGGAGGCGCTCCCAGACGACGCGCAACGAAAGAAGGCGGCAGCATTTCTGGATGAGCAGGATGTGGAGTTCAACAACGAGTTCCCGCAGGCCAGATCGCAGGGTGGCGATCGTGGTGATGAGCGGGGCGGCCGTGGTGGGCGCGGCGGGCGCGGCGGGCGTCCGGAGCTGAGCGGCTCGCGCTGAAGATCGCAATACAAAACGTCGGCGCGGAAGAATATTCCGCGCCGACGTTTTTTTGCCCCTCAGTTACTCGGCGCGGACGCGCACAGCCGTTCCCCAGGGATCGCGCACCAAGAAACTCGCGCCCGCCTCATCGAGTGCGCGGCCCGCCGCGTTGAGCCGATCGCGCACAGCGTCGAACCCATCCGATGGAACGCAGAGCGTCCACTCGAGCAGGTGCGCTTCGTCGTCGTGGGCCGACTCAGCACCGCGGGCCCACGTGTTGACGCCGAGGTGATGGTGATAGCCGCCCGCGGCGAGAAAACTCGCGCCAGGGAGCGCGGCCATTTCGGAAAACCCGATCTCTGCACCGTAGAACTGACGCGCCGCGGCAAGATCGCCCACATGCAGATGCATATGACCGATCACCGTCCCCGCAGGCATGCCGCTCCACGGGATGTTGCCTGCGGCGGGGAGCAGGTCGGCGATGTTCACGGGGAGGGTGGCCATCTCTACGCCATTGGCGGTGCGCGTCCATTGGTCGCGCGGGCGGTCGGCGTAGACTTCAATGCCGAGTCCGTCGGGGTCCTGCAGGTAGAACGCTTCGCTCACGAGGTGATCGCCGGCGCCGACTTCCACATGCAGCGCGGAGAGGTGCGCGAAAAATCGTGCGAGCGAGGGGCGGTCGGGGAGTAGAATGGCGAAGTGGAATAGTCCGAGTCGGCCTCGCACCGGCACGTGCGGTGCACCCGGACGTTCGTGCAGCACCACGAGGGCGGAGTCACTGCCCTGCGCGGTGAGCGTCACGACCTGGCCGTCGCGAGCGTGCTCCCGAAAGCCGAGGATGCGGGTGTAGAAATCGAGCGAGGCCGCAAGGTTGCCGACTTGGAGGTCGACGCGGCCGATGTGGCTGTGATCCGGAAGTATGTGTTGCTGCACTGCGCGAACTCCGCCGAGGGGTTGAGGCGGAATTTAGCGACCGAGTGCCATTTATGGCCTGGTGGTGGAGCGGGCCGGGATTAAGAGGTGAACGGTGTCGGTGGGGAGGACGAACATACGGCCGGTCTGGGTGTCTACCCACACTGAGAGCCCATAGAGTAGCGCGCCCATCACTACACCTGCCGCCGGCGCCCCGCCCAACATCGGGCCAGGAAGCGCCAAGAGGCCAAGGCCAAACGCTGCCGACCGAGCGCCAGCGCTCTCGATTTGAGGACGTGCTACTTCTTGACCGCCGCAACAGAATCCGCAGGCGTCGCGGAACAGGTCGCCAGTTCGGAGCCCGCACTGCTCCCAGGGAACACCGCGACGGTGCAGCGGGTGGCCGTGCCCTCTGTGTGCGCCGTGGCGGTCCACCACTGCGGAGTCACGAGCGTCACGTTGATCTCGACGTCCGCGGAGGGGCGGAACCACGGACGCAGCGAATCGAGCGTCGCCACATACTCGCCCCCGTGCTCAAAGGCCCACGCCTCTTCGGCCGTGACGAGATTTCGGAGGTCCGATTCCATCACTGCGATGACGGCGCGCTCACGCACCTGTGTGTAGCGGACCACGCCCATCGAGGCGAGGATGGCGGCGATGGTGACGGCGATCATGAGTTCTACGAGTCCGAAGCCAGCTCGGGGCCGCAAGCGGGACGGAAACCGGGCGGTCGTACGCGTCGCGCCCATCGCGTCATCGGGGGCCCGATCGACAGCCCAGCGTGCATGCGTGCAAGTAGCGTGCATTCCGCAACCGTCGTGAGGGCCCGCGTCATTTGCCGAACCCACCGCGCGCGCAGGCGCGGAAGTCTGGGAGGGCTAACGAGGTGGAAACCAAGTCGCCGGTCACAATCGGAGCGGCGATGGGTCTTGGTTACAGACTCATGAGCGGCAGGAAGTGTGCCGTGAACCACATAGGCTACAGCGGCCTCTGACGGACAAACTGTCCAGAAAGAGATTGTTTTGTCCGCGGGGAGTGGGACAGTTCGTCCCGAACTATTTTGGAAGCCAGCGCGAGTCACACCGCCTAACAGGCAAGGCGTATCCGAGTGAAACCGTTTCCGGCGGCGACGGTTACTCCTCGACCAGAAGCCGCTTTGCCTCCCCACCCTCCCCCTCATCCCCCGCCGCCGCCGCCAAATCCGCTGGCATCGCCTTCGTCGGCCGCACCCCGAGCTCGCGCAGCATCTCCACCTGCCGCACCAAATTTCCGGCGCCATCAATCAACTTCCCGCGCGCATCGTCATAGCTCCCGCGCGCTTTGGTGAGATGATCACCGACCTTTGCGAGGTCTCCCGCGAATCCGACGAACTTGTCGTAGAGCGCCGCCCCCCGCTTGGCAATCTCCTGTGAGTTCCGCGACTGCTGCTCCTGCCGCCACACATGCGCAATCGTGCGCACCACAAAGAGCAGCGTGCTCGGGCTCACCAGCAAGACGTTCTTTTCCCACGCGAGCTGAAAGAGATCTTTGTCGCTCGTGAGCGCCGCCATAAAGGCGCCCTCGATGGGCATGAACATCACCACAAAGTCGAGCGATTTGAGCGCGTACAGCGTTTGGTAGTTCTTCTCCGAGAGCCCCTTAATGTGGCGACGCACGGCCTCGAGGTGCCCTTTGAGCGCAACCTCGCGCAGTTCATCAGTCGTCGCCGCGGTAAACTCGGCGTACGCAGTGAGCGTGACCTTGGAGTCCACCACCATCTGGCGGTCGTTGGGGAGATAGAGTACCACGTCGGGAATCACGCGCTCGCCATCGCCGTCGCGATGCGACTCCTGACGCCGGTAGTGCGGTCCCTCAATGAGCCCAGCACTGTCGAGCAGCCTGTCGAGAATCACTTCGCCCCAGTCGCCCTGCGCTTTGGCGTCGCCCTTGAGGGCTTTGGTGAGGCTTGTGGTCTGGTCGCGCAACGTGCCATTGAGCTCCGTGAGCGCGCGCAACTGTTCGCCGAGCGCACTCCGGTCTTTGGACTCATTGACGTACACTTCCTCGACCTTCTGCCGAAAGCCAGTGAGATCGGTTTGCAATGGCGTGAGCAACTGCGTGATAGCCGCCGAGTTGAGCTCGACAAACTTTTTGCTCTTGTCGTCCATAATTTCGCCGGCGAGCGTGCGGAACTGGTTCGAGAGTTCTTCGCGCGCCGCGGTGAGCAGCGCGAGTTTCTCGCCACTCTGCGCGCGCTCGGCCTGTAGCGCCGCTGCGGACGCCGCCAGCTCCGCGTGAGCGCGTGACAACTCCGCGCGGAGCGCGCCCATCTCCTCCTGCAGTTTGCGCGCAGCGCCTTCCCACTCCGCTATGCGCAACTGGCGGGCAGCACCCTCGGCTGTGAGCGTCGCAATTCGCTCCCCCTGCTCCGCGGGGCCGCGGCTTTTGGCAATAAACCAGCCGGCAACACCCGCCGTGAGGGCAACGACGGCGACGATAACGATGACGCTGAGTTCTGTGAGCATAGCTGGATTGTACGCCGAGGGGATGACAGTTGGGAAAGCGCGCGGCCCCTACCGTCGTGCCTTTTGCACTTACGGGGAGCCTCGCTACCTTTAATACAATGTATTTCGGCGGCCGCGCCACTCGCGGTGCCACTCGCGCCCCGGCGCGCAACGCGGACCCCCCTCCCGTGACGGAAGATTATTCGGACCTGAGTGTGCTGGTTGTGGACGACCAGTTGCACGTGCGCCAATGGGTAAGTGCCGTCCTCGGAAGTTTGGGCGTCGAGCGCATTGCCGAAGCGAGTAATGGGCGGTCCGCGCTTCACGCGGTGACCGAGCCCGGCGCGGCGTTCGACCTCATTATCTGCGATTTGCGCATGCCCGACACCGATGGCGTGGAGACCATTCGCACGATGGCGCGGATGGGTGTTCGCTCTGCGGTCGCGATTCTCAGTGTGGAGCAGGAACGCGTCATTGAGAGCGCTGGGCTGCTGGCGACACTGGGCGGGCTCGACCTTGTGGGGGCCATGGAAAAACCCCTGACGCTGGAAAAATTGGAACCGGTGCTCCAACGCGTGCGTGCGCGCCTCGCCCCTGCTCCGCAGGCAGCGCCGGAGCTGGCGACGCCAGCGTTGGCCGACCTCGACTTGAGCGCCGCACTCACCAACGGCGAGCTCTCGCTCCTCTACAAACCGACGGTGCGAACGAGCGATGGCAGTTGCGTAAGCGCCGAAGCCCACCTCCGATGGAATCACCCGTCACACGGCCCGCTCACTGAGGGCGTGGTGATGCAATGTGCAGCACAGGCGCCGACGTTCCTCCTCAACCAGCTGACAACCTTCACGGTGCGCGAGGCAATTGCCGCCGCTGAACGGTGGCAGGAGAGCGGTAGCGACGTGGGAGTGGCAATCAATGTGTCGCCACTCGAGTTCACGACGCTCGATCTGCCGGAGTTGATCGAGTCGCTCGCGCTCGAACGTCAGGTACTGGCATCGAAGATCACGATCGAGATGCCAGAGCAAGTGTTGCAAAGCGACGCCGCATCTGTGATTGATTGCTCGACGCGCTTGCGGCTGAAAGGATTCCGGCTCGCGCTGGACCACTGCACGGGGACGGTACCCGAGATGGCCAAACTCGCCACACTCCCCTTCAGCGAAGTGCGGCTCGATCCCACACTCGTGCACGGATGCGCAGCGTCGGCGCGCCAGCGGATGGCGATTGAGGCGACCCTGGCGGTGGCACGGAGCATGCAACTCTCGACGGTGGCGC
This portion of the Gemmatimonadota bacterium genome encodes:
- a CDS encoding M28 family metallopeptidase translates to MRLFRSSLVCLATVLGTSTAAAQNAGPVAQQYRAVADRIIDGALADSTAAWNRLAAFTDFSGSRLSGSPALERAIDWMLAEMKKSGLDNVRGEPAMVPHWVRGRESAALVQPRAANLPMLGLGGSVATPSGGITAEVLVVNSFDDLTKKAAQAKGKIVLFDVAFTNYGATVAYRGGGASAAARVGAVAALVRSVTPYSMRTPHTGGMSYDTTVAKVPTAAITVEDAMMIHRMTNRGEKVVVHLEMEARTLPDAPSRNVVGELKGRESPDEVVVFGGHIDSWDVGQGAMDDGGGIVVAWEAINLLKKLGLTPRRTIRVVGWTNEENGSRGGRAYAETHKAEAGKHVLAIESDGGVFSPAGFGFTGSDSARSIVRQVSSLLARIHADSLGATGGGADVGPLGPLGVPLMGLEVDDSRYFWFHHTEADTMDKLSPAEMQRCVAVMAVMAYIVAELPQRLPR
- a CDS encoding DNA recombination protein RmuC, which encodes MLTELSVIVIVAVVALTAGVAGWFIAKSRGPAEQGERIATLTAEGAARQLRIAEWEGAARKLQEEMGALRAELSRAHAELAASAAALQAERAQSGEKLALLTAAREELSNQFRTLAGEIMDDKSKKFVELNSAAITQLLTPLQTDLTGFRQKVEEVYVNESKDRSALGEQLRALTELNGTLRDQTTSLTKALKGDAKAQGDWGEVILDRLLDSAGLIEGPHYRRQESHRDGDGERVIPDVVLYLPNDRQMVVDSKVTLTAYAEFTAATTDELREVALKGHLEAVRRHIKGLSEKNYQTLYALKSLDFVVMFMPIEGAFMAALTSDKDLFQLAWEKNVLLVSPSTLLFVVRTIAHVWRQEQQSRNSQEIAKRGAALYDKFVGFAGDLAKVGDHLTKARGSYDDARGKLIDGAGNLVRQVEMLRELGVRPTKAMPADLAAAAGDEGEGGEAKRLLVEE
- a CDS encoding EAL domain-containing response regulator is translated as MTEDYSDLSVLVVDDQLHVRQWVSAVLGSLGVERIAEASNGRSALHAVTEPGAAFDLIICDLRMPDTDGVETIRTMARMGVRSAVAILSVEQERVIESAGLLATLGGLDLVGAMEKPLTLEKLEPVLQRVRARLAPAPQAAPELATPALADLDLSAALTNGELSLLYKPTVRTSDGSCVSAEAHLRWNHPSHGPLTEGVVMQCAAQAPTFLLNQLTTFTVREAIAAAERWQESGSDVGVAINVSPLEFTTLDLPELIESLALERQVLASKITIEMPEQVLQSDAASVIDCSTRLRLKGFRLALDHCTGTVPEMAKLATLPFSEVRLDPTLVHGCAASARQRMAIEATLAVARSMQLSTVALGVAQRADWELLGVLRCEGAQGPFIAPAMEESGLLHWMAQRSSLPL
- a CDS encoding OFA family MFS transporter; translation: MPLLTFLDRDRSIAHAGFSRWRVPPAALAIHLSIGQAYAFSVFNLPLSTLVGIDHAAPNDWKLSTIGWIFSVAIVFLGLSAFTFGRWLEAAGPRKAMFASACCFAGGFLVAALGVRSHNIAVIYLGYGVLGGIGLGLGYISPVSTLMKWFPDRPGMATGLAIMGFGGGAMIGSPLAVALMAHFRTASSMGVAESFIAMGALYFALMMFGVFTVRLPAPGWTPPMGAGAANAARAARAAEAPRDVHVDRAIKTQTFWLLWAVLCLNVTAGIGVLGQASPMIQEMFPGSIGAGAAAGFVGLLSLANMAGRFIWSSLSDYIGRPRTYAVYFALGAVLYAAVPGVGRAGSVTLFVAFYVVIMSMYGGGFATIPAYLRDIFGVRHVGAIHGRLLTAWSLAGVAGPVLVNYIREYQIGRGVPKAEAYTVTMYIMAGLLVFGMMANARVRPVDPSLWWRGTHE
- a CDS encoding VOC family protein — protein: MQQHILPDHSHIGRVDLQVGNLAASLDFYTRILGFREHARDGQVVTLTAQGSDSALVVLHERPGAPHVPVRGRLGLFHFAILLPDRPSLARFFAHLSALHVEVGAGDHLVSEAFYLQDPDGLGIEVYADRPRDQWTRTANGVEMATLPVNIADLLPAAGNIPWSGMPAGTVIGHMHLHVGDLAAARQFYGAEIGFSEMAALPGASFLAAGGYHHHLGVNTWARGAESAHDDEAHLLEWTLCVPSDGFDAVRDRLNAAGRALDEAGASFLVRDPWGTAVRVRAE
- a CDS encoding prepilin-type N-terminal cleavage/methylation domain-containing protein: MGATRTTARFPSRLRPRAGFGLVELMIAVTIAAILASMGVVRYTQVRERAVIAVMESDLRNLVTAEEAWAFEHGGEYVATLDSLRPWFRPSADVEINVTLVTPQWWTATAHTEGTATRCTVAVFPGSSAGSELATCSATPADSVAAVKK
- a CDS encoding TonB-dependent receptor; translated protein: MRRNVRSVNTQSVSRHAARLDGARTLATRVARVTRVALVALCVIPAVAHAQATATASDSARARRDSLERVVITAVRPTIAAPTAQSMMGRDDIQRRFAGQDAPLFLQSLPGLTSYSEAGGYSGYSYLRLRGVDQTRLNISVDGVPLNDPEDQVLYFSNVPDFLSSMQSVQVQRGVGASAFGTASYAGSLNFQPVPLATTPRGGAVEITGGSFNTMRASVQGATGMLDGGFAAYARLTKQHTDGYREHSGNDAQSGFVSAAWFSDRSALKLTGFAGVSGIREAYLAAPEADLAVNRRLNPLTEHEGDRFHQEMASLQYSRSIGAGTTWSATAYRNSAAGAFDVDFGDGTIGNYFLAHVWYGAFTALNVRRGTLSFDAGAHLSDYHRDHALAMRPTLSLREYTNTGYKQEQSAFAKLAYDAGSWRWSADLQLRRAAFRYAPDAHAGIPEASLDWTFVNPKVGVTWRASNEITLYASYGRTGREPARGDLFAGADDVNATNAASVLPLTRVQPETLGDLEVGATWHAGDLTVQASAFDMQFRNEIAPIGQLSLTGSPLRKNVGSSARTGIELDATWQATAHLTITGNIALLHARIDRYTDDAAAITYNNVEPLLSPPVVANQRVEWQLSTEWSLSLGGRFVDRMRLANDGNAAMVVPANWLADGGLTWQHGGWLVRAQLANLLDANAYAGGYAAEGTRYFYPVASRNVLITTRRSF
- a CDS encoding MBL fold metallo-hydrolase — its product is MARKMEHRRLRRIWGKAILLVAVVVGPSVVASQSSVHAAPSRTRIVMLGTGTPIPDPDRSGPGVAIIVDSVPYLFDAGAGIVRRASAALRNGVPGLKTSQLNRLFLTHLHSDHTLGLADVLFTPWIQGRREPLELFGPPGTARLLRGITDGNTEDIAERVASAGGPSAEGWNANVHEIAEGIVYKDARITVRAFAVPHSAWRYAFGYRIETPDRTIVISGDARQNPAVAEQCHGCDVLIHEVYSDAGFSTVPAARQPYHAQAHTSATQVGAVATAAKPGVLVLYHQLYFGASDEQLLREVRSRYTGKVVSAVDLQEF